In Suricata suricatta isolate VVHF042 chromosome 14, meerkat_22Aug2017_6uvM2_HiC, whole genome shotgun sequence, one DNA window encodes the following:
- the FBXO15 gene encoding F-box only protein 15 isoform X2, translating to MATGRGRLLQQHWRGLQALSLAPGGIGRAAGHTWFRRASLKQCAGRRELRDKFTANRSVSLDSLPSEVLLKIFSCLDAVTLLCAGCVNRRFHHLANDKSNWKAKSAGKPVGSGTVPSVKDKEAGYWKREYISRQRASVRAALAQVLKPVSHYTGLPVKTQEALRISGLGWVIILKEKNGKEYIMEHIDLSINDSSVTITWYGKNWPRLATLSTLDVCGVTPVFMDRANPPSKSGPRWHSLIAKYNLSNLTKSTMIGGDGLIRIFCMHPGLLVGLWKREEELAFVTANLHLHQLVEKSTLGSATVPYELPPHTPLLDDSLEHGLHGYQLHVDLHSGGVFYLCGTFRNLFTNKGYIEDGYVKIVVISFKNKAEHLPLIGKVGLSWRTDIFDGCIKSCFIMDLTLLDEYGKPFWCFSSPVCMRSSGPSDAPNFLEQTYYVDYVDAEGKVHVELVWIKETEEYFIASLVLYPRIAKINRWFGTAY from the exons ATGGCGACAGGACGCGGCCGGCTCCTGCAGCAGCACTGGCGCGGCCTCCAGGCGCTGAGTTTGGCGCCTGGCGGCATTGGCAGGGCCGCCGGGCACACCTGGTTCAG acGTGCCAGCCTGAAGCAGTGCGCCGGGCGGCGAGAGCTCCGGGACAAGTTCACGGCTAACCGCTCTGTGTCCCTGGACAG cctGCCTTCCGAGGTCCTGCTGAAGATCTTCTCCTGCTTGGACGCCGTGACCCTGCTGTGCGCGGGATGCGTGAACAGGCGCTTTCATCATCTGGCCAATGACAA GTCTAATTGGAAAGCTAAGTCTGCCGGGAAGCCCGTTGGATCAGGGACGGTGCCGTCGGTGAAGGATAAAGAAGCTGGATACTggaagagagaatacatttcaAGGCAAAGAGCATCTGTGCGGGCGGCGCTCGCCCAGGTCCTCAAGCCTGTGAGCCACTACACGGGGCTGCCGGTGAAGACCCAGGAGGCCCTCAG aatATCTGGTTTAGGTTGGGTaataatattgaaagaaaaaaatggaaaagaatacatCATGGAGCATATTGACCTTTCCATAAACGATTCATCAGTGACGATTACGTGGTATGGCAAAAATTGGCCACGGCTAGCCACGCTGTCAACCTTAGATGTGTGTGGTGTGACCCCAGTTTTCATGGACCGGGCCAACCCTCCCTCCAAAAGTGG ACCTCGGTGGCATTCCTTAATTGCAAAGTACAACCTGAGTAACTTAACCAAATCCACCATGATTGGCGGGGACGGACTCATTCGGATCTTCTGCATGCACCCGGGCCTCTTGGTGGGGCTGTGGAAG AGGGAGGAAGAACTGGCTTTTGTTACGGCAAACCTTCACCTCCATCagcttgtggagaagagcacgtTAGGCTCAGCCACCGT ccCCTACGAGCTACCTCCTCACACCCCGCTTCTGGACGACAGCCTGGAGCATGGACTGCATGGCTACCAGCTCCACGTTGATCTGCACAGCGGTGGAGTTTTCTACCTGTGTGGGACATTTCGCAATCTCTTTACCAATAAAG GGTACATTGAAGACGGATATGTGAAGATTGTtgttataagttttaaaaataaggcagAACATCTACCTCTTATTGGAAAAGTTGGCCTCTCTTGGAGAACTGATATTTTCGATGGCTGTATAAAG aGTTGTTTTATAATGGACCTAACTCTTTTGGATGAATATGGGAAGCCGTTTTGGTGTTTCAGTTCTCCAGTTTGCATGAGGTCTTCAGGGCCCTCGGACGCTCCCAACTTCTTGGAACAGACTTACTATGTTGACTATGTGGACGCGGAAGGAAAAGTGCACGTGGAGCTGGTGTGGATCAAGGAGACGGAAGAGTACTTCATCGCCAGCCTCGTCCTCTACCCGAGGATAGCAAAAATAAACCGCTGGTTCGGGACCGCCTACTGA
- the FBXO15 gene encoding F-box only protein 15 isoform X1, translating to MATGRGRLLQQHWRGLQALSLAPGGIGRAAGHTWFRRASLKQCAGRRELRDKFTANRSVSLDSLPSEVLLKIFSCLDAVTLLCAGCVNRRFHHLANDNFLWIRIYSAAFSPKRSNWKAKSAGKPVGSGTVPSVKDKEAGYWKREYISRQRASVRAALAQVLKPVSHYTGLPVKTQEALRISGLGWVIILKEKNGKEYIMEHIDLSINDSSVTITWYGKNWPRLATLSTLDVCGVTPVFMDRANPPSKSGPRWHSLIAKYNLSNLTKSTMIGGDGLIRIFCMHPGLLVGLWKREEELAFVTANLHLHQLVEKSTLGSATVPYELPPHTPLLDDSLEHGLHGYQLHVDLHSGGVFYLCGTFRNLFTNKGYIEDGYVKIVVISFKNKAEHLPLIGKVGLSWRTDIFDGCIKSCFIMDLTLLDEYGKPFWCFSSPVCMRSSGPSDAPNFLEQTYYVDYVDAEGKVHVELVWIKETEEYFIASLVLYPRIAKINRWFGTAY from the exons ATGGCGACAGGACGCGGCCGGCTCCTGCAGCAGCACTGGCGCGGCCTCCAGGCGCTGAGTTTGGCGCCTGGCGGCATTGGCAGGGCCGCCGGGCACACCTGGTTCAG acGTGCCAGCCTGAAGCAGTGCGCCGGGCGGCGAGAGCTCCGGGACAAGTTCACGGCTAACCGCTCTGTGTCCCTGGACAG cctGCCTTCCGAGGTCCTGCTGAAGATCTTCTCCTGCTTGGACGCCGTGACCCTGCTGTGCGCGGGATGCGTGAACAGGCGCTTTCATCATCTGGCCAATGACAA TTTTCTTTGGATCAGAATCTATTCTGCGGCCTTTTCACCTAAAAGGTCTAATTGGAAAGCTAAGTCTGCCGGGAAGCCCGTTGGATCAGGGACGGTGCCGTCGGTGAAGGATAAAGAAGCTGGATACTggaagagagaatacatttcaAGGCAAAGAGCATCTGTGCGGGCGGCGCTCGCCCAGGTCCTCAAGCCTGTGAGCCACTACACGGGGCTGCCGGTGAAGACCCAGGAGGCCCTCAG aatATCTGGTTTAGGTTGGGTaataatattgaaagaaaaaaatggaaaagaatacatCATGGAGCATATTGACCTTTCCATAAACGATTCATCAGTGACGATTACGTGGTATGGCAAAAATTGGCCACGGCTAGCCACGCTGTCAACCTTAGATGTGTGTGGTGTGACCCCAGTTTTCATGGACCGGGCCAACCCTCCCTCCAAAAGTGG ACCTCGGTGGCATTCCTTAATTGCAAAGTACAACCTGAGTAACTTAACCAAATCCACCATGATTGGCGGGGACGGACTCATTCGGATCTTCTGCATGCACCCGGGCCTCTTGGTGGGGCTGTGGAAG AGGGAGGAAGAACTGGCTTTTGTTACGGCAAACCTTCACCTCCATCagcttgtggagaagagcacgtTAGGCTCAGCCACCGT ccCCTACGAGCTACCTCCTCACACCCCGCTTCTGGACGACAGCCTGGAGCATGGACTGCATGGCTACCAGCTCCACGTTGATCTGCACAGCGGTGGAGTTTTCTACCTGTGTGGGACATTTCGCAATCTCTTTACCAATAAAG GGTACATTGAAGACGGATATGTGAAGATTGTtgttataagttttaaaaataaggcagAACATCTACCTCTTATTGGAAAAGTTGGCCTCTCTTGGAGAACTGATATTTTCGATGGCTGTATAAAG aGTTGTTTTATAATGGACCTAACTCTTTTGGATGAATATGGGAAGCCGTTTTGGTGTTTCAGTTCTCCAGTTTGCATGAGGTCTTCAGGGCCCTCGGACGCTCCCAACTTCTTGGAACAGACTTACTATGTTGACTATGTGGACGCGGAAGGAAAAGTGCACGTGGAGCTGGTGTGGATCAAGGAGACGGAAGAGTACTTCATCGCCAGCCTCGTCCTCTACCCGAGGATAGCAAAAATAAACCGCTGGTTCGGGACCGCCTACTGA